One Solanum lycopersicum chromosome 2, SLM_r2.1 genomic region harbors:
- the LOC101261275 gene encoding equilibrative nucleotide transporter 3-like isoform X1, which translates to MAEVYTRAPVRLEGKYGAMLVCWVLGNGCLFSWNSMLTIQDYYVALFPNYHSSRVLTLIYQPFALGTLAMLAYNEAKINTRKRNLFGYSLFFIATFIVLLLDLATSGKGGLGSFIGICVISGAFGVADAHVQGGMIGDLSFMLPEFLQSFLAGLAASGALTSSLRLITKAAFENSQDGLRKGAILFFAISTLFELLCVLLYAFVFPKLPIVKYYRAKAASEGSKTVASDLAAAGVYKQGPDTKNEHDPQQVERLNNKELLLQNIDYAIDLFLIYALTLSIFPGFLSEDTGSHSLGSWYALVLIAMYNVWDLIGRYIPLIKCLKLESRKGLMVVILLRSLFVPAFYFTAKYGDQGWMIMLTSLLGLSNGHLTVCVLTCAPKGTRAKCIRKSSSFVSFRRYICWCNSRLVVAYRQRLVKHPKFGIFI; encoded by the exons ATGGCTGAGGTTTATACTAGAGCTCCAGTTAGACTTGAG GGCAAGTATGGCGCAATGCTTGTCTGTTGGGTTTTGGGCAATGGCTGTCTCTTCTCTTGGAACAGTATGTTAACTATTCAGGACTACTATGTCGCCCTCTTTCCC AATTATCATTCCTCGCGGGTTCTTACGCTCATTTATCAACCATTTGCATTGGGAACACTTGCAATGTTGGCTTACAATGAAGCAAAAATTAACACAAGGAAAAGGAATCTTTTTGGATATAGTCTTTTTTTCATAGCTACATTTATAGTTCTTCTT TTGGATTTAGCTACATCTGGTAAGGGAGGGTTAGGAAGTTTTATTGGGATATGTGTTATTAGTGGTGCCTTTGGAGTTGCAGATGCTCATGTACAAGGTGGAATGATTGGAGACCTTTCATTCATGTTACCTGAATTTTTGCAG tCTTTTCTTGCTGGATTGGCTGCATCTGGTGCTCTAACATCTTCGTTAAGACTAATTACCAAAGCAGCATTTGAAAATTCACAAGACGGTCTTCGAAAGGGTGCAA TTTTGTTCTTCGCGATATCCACACTCTTTGAGTTGCTTTGTGTCCTCCTATATGCATTTGTCTTCCCAAAGCTACCAATAGTGAAGTACTATCGTGCAAAAGCAGCTTCAGAGGGATCAAAGACTGTTGCTAGTGACCTTGCTGCAGCCGGAGTTTACAAACAAGGACCAGATACAAAG AATGAGCATGATCCACAACAAGTTGAGCGACTTAACAACAAAGAATTGTTATTGCAGAACATAGACTATGCAATAGATTTGTTTCTGATATATGCTCTAACATTATCGATTTTCCCTGGATTCTTGTCTGAGGATACTGGATCTCACAGCTTAGGATCATG GTATGCACTTGTCCTTATCGCAATGTACAATGTATGGGATCTCATAGGGAGATATATCCCACTAATCAAATGCTTAAAGCTGGAATCGCGGAAAGGGCTGATGGTAGTGATTCTTTTGCGTTCTCTATTTGTACCTGCTTTCTACTTCACAGCCAAATATGGTGATCAAGGATGGATGATTATGTTAACATCCTTGTTGGGACTGAGTAATGGGCACCTCACAGTGTGTGTCCTCACTTGTGCACCAAAAG GGACCAGAGCAAAATGCATTAGGAAATCTTctagttttgtttcttttagGAGGTATATTTGCTGGTGTAACTCTAGATTGGTTGTGGCTTATAGGCAAAGGTTGGTAAAGCATCCAAAATTTGGAATCTTTATCTAA
- the LOC101261275 gene encoding equilibrative nucleotide transporter 3-like isoform X2 has translation MAEVYTRAPVRLEGKYGAMLVCWVLGNGCLFSWNSMLTIQDYYVALFPNYHSSRVLTLIYQPFALGTLAMLAYNEAKINTRKRNLFGYSLFFIATFIVLLLDLATSGKGGLGSFIGICVISGAFGVADAHVQGGMIGDLSFMLPEFLQSFLAGLAASGALTSSLRLITKAAFENSQDGLRKGAILFFAISTLFELLCVLLYAFVFPKLPIVKYYRAKAASEGSKTVASDLAAAGVYKQGPDTKNEHDPQQVERLNNKELLLQNIDYAIDLFLIYALTLSIFPGFLSEDTGSHSLGSWYALVLIAMYNVWDLIGRYIPLIKCLKLESRKGLMVVILLRSLFVPAFYFTAKYGDQGWMIMLTSLLGLSNGHLTVCVLTCAPKGYKGPEQNALGNLLVLFLLGGIFAGVTLDWLWLIGKGW, from the exons ATGGCTGAGGTTTATACTAGAGCTCCAGTTAGACTTGAG GGCAAGTATGGCGCAATGCTTGTCTGTTGGGTTTTGGGCAATGGCTGTCTCTTCTCTTGGAACAGTATGTTAACTATTCAGGACTACTATGTCGCCCTCTTTCCC AATTATCATTCCTCGCGGGTTCTTACGCTCATTTATCAACCATTTGCATTGGGAACACTTGCAATGTTGGCTTACAATGAAGCAAAAATTAACACAAGGAAAAGGAATCTTTTTGGATATAGTCTTTTTTTCATAGCTACATTTATAGTTCTTCTT TTGGATTTAGCTACATCTGGTAAGGGAGGGTTAGGAAGTTTTATTGGGATATGTGTTATTAGTGGTGCCTTTGGAGTTGCAGATGCTCATGTACAAGGTGGAATGATTGGAGACCTTTCATTCATGTTACCTGAATTTTTGCAG tCTTTTCTTGCTGGATTGGCTGCATCTGGTGCTCTAACATCTTCGTTAAGACTAATTACCAAAGCAGCATTTGAAAATTCACAAGACGGTCTTCGAAAGGGTGCAA TTTTGTTCTTCGCGATATCCACACTCTTTGAGTTGCTTTGTGTCCTCCTATATGCATTTGTCTTCCCAAAGCTACCAATAGTGAAGTACTATCGTGCAAAAGCAGCTTCAGAGGGATCAAAGACTGTTGCTAGTGACCTTGCTGCAGCCGGAGTTTACAAACAAGGACCAGATACAAAG AATGAGCATGATCCACAACAAGTTGAGCGACTTAACAACAAAGAATTGTTATTGCAGAACATAGACTATGCAATAGATTTGTTTCTGATATATGCTCTAACATTATCGATTTTCCCTGGATTCTTGTCTGAGGATACTGGATCTCACAGCTTAGGATCATG GTATGCACTTGTCCTTATCGCAATGTACAATGTATGGGATCTCATAGGGAGATATATCCCACTAATCAAATGCTTAAAGCTGGAATCGCGGAAAGGGCTGATGGTAGTGATTCTTTTGCGTTCTCTATTTGTACCTGCTTTCTACTTCACAGCCAAATATGGTGATCAAGGATGGATGATTATGTTAACATCCTTGTTGGGACTGAGTAATGGGCACCTCACAGTGTGTGTCCTCACTTGTGCACCAAAAGGTTACAAG GGACCAGAGCAAAATGCATTAGGAAATCTTctagttttgtttcttttagGAGGTATATTTGCTGGTGTAACTCTAGATTGGTTGTGGCTTATAGGCAAAGGTTGGTAA
- the LOC138341989 gene encoding uncharacterized protein, which yields MTDREYSLKFVKLSRYATSPVSNSRDEMSRFLTRIAEDLEEECRAAMLHDNMDLSRLMVHVQQVEESRKRKQTRVGNKSRQADENFSRKSSTEIRDKPRFKNGLSHQGDSSSSKGRHDINSESRVERNNEVDTSQERPPCRKCGKLHGGECMWGTNSCYSCGKPGHMVKDCPIRRSQEQGKERFQSNGPSEEAPRRQQFFALKSKGAEEVTSGEVTGE from the coding sequence ATGACGgacagggagtattccctgaagtttgtgaaactatcaaggtatgccactTCTCCTGTGTCTAACAGTAGAGACGAGATGAGTAGATTCTTGACAAGAATTGCTGAAGATCTCGAAGAGGAGTGTAGGGCAGCTATGCTGCATGACAACATGGACCTTTCCAGacttatggtccatgtccagcAAGTGGAGGAAAGCAGAAAGAGGAAACAAACTAGGGTAGGGAACAAGTCAAGGCAAGCTGAtgagaatttttcaaggaagagtagtactGAAATCAGGGATAAGCCCAGGTTTAAGAATGGACTCTCCCACCAAGGGGATTCAAGTTCATCCAAGGGTCGTCATGATATAAATTCGGAGTCCAGAGTTGAGAGAAACAATGAAGTAGATACATCTCAGGAGAGACCACCTTGCAGGAAGTGTGGCAAACTAcatggaggagagtgtatgTGGGGCACTAATTCTTGTTATAGTTGTGGCAAACCAGGTCACATGGTGAAGGATTGTCCGATtaggagaagtcaagaacaagggaAGGAGAGATTTCAGTctaatggtccaagtgaagaggctccaaggaggcaacaattcttcgcactcaagtctaAGGGTGCAGAGGAAGTCACTTCTGGTGAAGTCACAGGTGAGTAG